From one Pseudomonas sp. B21-048 genomic stretch:
- the hemE gene encoding uroporphyrinogen decarboxylase: MTALKNDRFLRALLKQPVDVTPVWMMRQAGRYLPEYRASRAKAGDFMSLCMNPAFACEVTMQPLDRYPQLDAAILFSDILTIPDAMGQGLYFETGEGPRFKKVISTLADIEALPIPDPHKDLGYVMDAVSTIRRELNGRVPLIGFSGSPWTLATYMVEGGSSKDFRKTKAMLYDNPQAMHLLLDKLAQSVTSYLNGQIMAGAQAVQIFDTWGGNLSAAAYQEFSLAYMRKIVSGLIREHEGRQVPVILFTKNGGLWLESIADAGADALGLDWTCDIGEARQRVGSKVALQGNMDPTVLYAKPEAIRTEVGRILASYGKGSGHVFNLGHGITPEVDPEHAGAFLRAVHELSAQYHE, translated from the coding sequence ATGACTGCCCTGAAGAACGACCGTTTCCTTCGCGCCCTGCTCAAGCAACCCGTAGACGTCACCCCTGTGTGGATGATGCGTCAGGCCGGTCGCTACCTGCCTGAATACCGCGCCAGCCGTGCCAAGGCCGGTGACTTCATGAGCCTGTGCATGAACCCGGCGTTCGCTTGCGAAGTCACGATGCAGCCGCTCGACCGCTACCCACAACTGGACGCGGCGATCCTCTTCTCCGACATCCTGACCATCCCCGATGCCATGGGCCAAGGTCTGTATTTCGAAACCGGTGAAGGTCCGCGCTTCAAAAAAGTCATCAGCACCCTGGCCGACATCGAAGCCCTGCCGATTCCTGATCCGCACAAAGACCTCGGCTACGTCATGGACGCGGTCAGCACCATCCGTCGCGAACTGAACGGCCGCGTGCCGCTGATCGGCTTCTCCGGCAGCCCATGGACCCTGGCCACCTACATGGTCGAAGGCGGCTCGTCGAAAGACTTCCGCAAGACCAAGGCCATGCTCTACGACAACCCGCAAGCCATGCACCTGCTGCTGGACAAGCTCGCACAGTCGGTCACCAGCTACCTCAACGGCCAGATCATGGCCGGCGCGCAAGCGGTGCAGATCTTCGACACTTGGGGCGGCAACCTCTCCGCAGCGGCCTACCAGGAATTCTCCCTGGCCTACATGCGCAAAATCGTCAGCGGTCTGATCCGCGAGCACGAAGGCCGCCAAGTGCCGGTCATCCTGTTCACCAAGAACGGCGGCCTATGGCTGGAAAGCATTGCCGACGCTGGCGCGGATGCGCTGGGCCTGGACTGGACTTGCGACATTGGCGAAGCCCGCCAACGCGTCGGCAGCAAAGTCGCCCTGCAAGGCAACATGGACCCAACCGTGCTCTACGCCAAGCCAGAAGCCATCCGCACCGAAGTCGGCCGGATCCTTGCCAGCTACGGCAAGGGCAGCGGCCACGTGTTCAACCTCGGCCATGGCATTACGCCGGAAGTTGATCCGGAACACGCTGGCGCCTTCCTGCGCGCGGTACATGAGCTGTCGGCGCAGTATCACGAGTAA